TAAGTTTTGTATCCTGTGTTGTGTGTAGGCTCCTTGTTTGAGAATGAGTGGAGCCTTAAACCAGAGTATAAGAGAGGCGGTAACAGGATGGAGCTGGCGAATCGTCTAGCGTGTCGAATTCTGTGGATCGGCATCGCTAATTTGCTGCTGTGCCCAGTCATCCTGGTGTGGCAGATCCTCTACGCTTTCTTTAGTTACACTGAGGTAATAGCTTCGGAGAAAAacacttgtttttaattttttttacagcgAGTGTCAAAGCGGTTTGCTTGTGTGTAGGTCATCAAGCGAGAGCCTGGCTCTCTGGGGGCGAGATGCTGGTCTCTGTATGGCCGCTGTTATCTGCGTCACTTCAACGAGCTGGACCATGAGCTCATGTCCCGCCTCAGCAAAGGCTACAAGGTTATTATCTTCTTATGTGCACCTGACTTACAGCCAATGTCATAACATTTAATATAATAAGCTGTCTTTTCTCCTCATcgcttctgcttctctctccttcGCTCCTTTTTCATTAAGGCTGCATCCAAGTATATGAACTGCTTTCTGTCGCCGCTGCTGACGGTGGTTGCCAAGAATGTAGCATTTTTTGCTGGCTCTCTCCTGGCCGTCCTCATTGCCCTGACCATCTATGATGAAGACGTTCTTGCCGTGGAACATGTTCTCTCATCCATCACACTCCTGGGAGTGTGTATCACAGTCTGCAGGTAAAGATTAATGCCCGTGACCTTGTTACCTCCTCACTATTGTCTCACTGACCGCATTATAAGGCACAACTGCACAACATCCCACGTTTTTCCCTTTTAAAGCCAATTTTATCACTTTGAGGCTTTTTGGTCTGtttacatgaacacaaacatataGTCCAGCTCTTAATGCAGCGCTACAAATCTtctgcctcttctctctcttcaggTCATTTATTCCTGATAAGCACATGGTGTTTTGTCCTGAGCAACTCTTGCGGGTGATCCTGGCTCATATCCATTACATGCCAGACCACTGGCAAGGCAATGCACATCGATACGAGACCCGGGACCAGTTCTCCCAGCTCTTCCAGTACAAAGCGGTGAGTATGAGTCCCTACAATTTAAGGAGGCTATAAAGTATGTATACTGTAGTATGCCACATTCAGGGCCCTGCTCCAAATGTGCAGTGTTAACAGTTCCCCTTTCTTTGTGCCCAGGTGTTTATTCTAGAGGAGCTGCTAAGCCCAGTGGTGACTCCTATAATTCTGATATTCTGTCTAAGGAGAAAGTCTTTGGAGATCATTGATTTCTTCCGACACTTTACTGTTGAGGTGGTCGGAGTGGGAGACACCTGCTCCTTTGCCCAGATGGATATCAGACAGCATGGACACCCTGCGGTAAGAGATTGAAGAAATTACAGTCTATGGACTGACTGGTGTGCATTATATCTTTATCATTCTCACTTTCTCCTTTATCTATAGTGGATGTCAGAGGGGAAGACAGAGGCATCTATATACCAACAGGCAGAGGATGGAAAGACAGAATTATCTCTGATGCACTTCGCAATTACCAACCCCCAGTGGCAGCCGCCCCGAGAGACCACACATTTCATCAGCCAGCTTAAAGAAAGAGTTCACCGAGAGGCCACTGGGGTTTCCTCAGACACACATCCTCTTTCACTGTCAGAGTCTGAAGTACGCTGATGCACTCATTGTCACATACCACAGTGATTGCAATTTAGGGTACACTTTCTAAAATGTACAATGTTGCCCTTTGTTCTGCTCACCTCTCGTAGCCGCGGAGCCTCATTGCAAACCTCCTGGCGGGTCCCTCTACACTGGCCTCAGTCCATTTCGTCAGGGACGGCTCTATAACCAACCATGCGGCCGCTGGCATTGGTGATGGGGCATCCGCCCTGCGCTCGCTTTCACCGATCAGCAGCAGTCTGCACCTGAGAGGCAGCTTGAGTGCAGCTCACAGGGCTGCTAGCCATGCTTCAGTCATGAGCAGGGCAATGGCCGGCTCTGGGTTAGGACATACTACTTCTCTGAATTATGTTTCAACTTAAGTTAAATTTCTGTCTATCATAAGGCTTTTCTACGTATAAGCTCTTGTTAATATTCAATATTCTGTTGTTCCTGGATCCTCATTTCTCACATATTGTGTTCTCTTCTCCTGCAGGACAGATGCACGAACTGTAAGCTCAGGCAGCAGTGCTTGGGAGGGTCAACTCACTAGTTTGGTCTTATCAGAGTATGCCTCTACTGAGATGAGCATCCATGCACTTTACATGCATGAGGTAAGCTTGTACATGCCCCGCAGTAACCCTGTGTTGGATGTTATGCATCTTCCTTAACATTTActtatgtgtatgtgttgctgttgttcatGTAGCTTCATAAGCAGCAGTCTCGTGGTGAGCTGTCCCGTCACACTTGGCACAGGCAGGAGAGTGATGAAAGCAGTGACAGTATTCCAGATGAAGTGAGAAGTGAACCCAAGCCTCACTCCAAACATTTCCCTCGCTCACAGACCTTTCCCACCACTGTTCCTAGTCCTAGTTCCATCCCCACTTCAGCCTCAGCCGGTGGCAGTACCACCATGGGCCAGGAGAGGGTGTCATCACATAGCGGCAGCCAGCGCAGATATAGTGGACCTAATACCGGCATGTACTTCATTCCTTGCTTTCATGCAACACGTGTTTTAATGGAAGGTTGTTTAAGGTTGCTTTTCAACCATACTTTTTGTTTTATAGATTCTGTTGGTCCAGGTAGAAAGGTAGTGCGATCAGCCCGTGTTCCCATGGGAGGATGGGCAGAGGATGGTCAGGCAGCACCCCGACAGCATGAGCCGCTGCCAGAGGAGGGTTCGGAGGATGAAATGCCTCCTCACATACATAAGGTGAACTTTATATC
Above is a window of Betta splendens chromosome 22, fBetSpl5.4, whole genome shotgun sequence DNA encoding:
- the atg9a gene encoding autophagy-related protein 9A, whose amino-acid sequence is MAHFDTEYQRLEASYSDSPPGEENLLMHVPEGAKSQWHHIENLDLFFQRVYNLHQKNGFTCMLMGEIFELVQLLFVVGFTVFLANCVDYDILFANKFVNHTDSSKVTLPDAFIPMDVCSNRIRDNAFVIFVLIISGVFWLHRFIKFIYNVCCYWEIRSFYINALKMSMSELPYATWQEVQARIVEIQKEHQICIHKKELTELDIYHRILRFKNYMVAMVNKSLLPVRFRLPMLGDCVFYTRGLKYNFELIFFWGPGSLFENEWSLKPEYKRGGNRMELANRLACRILWIGIANLLLCPVILVWQILYAFFSYTEVIKREPGSLGARCWSLYGRCYLRHFNELDHELMSRLSKGYKAASKYMNCFLSPLLTVVAKNVAFFAGSLLAVLIALTIYDEDVLAVEHVLSSITLLGVCITVCRSFIPDKHMVFCPEQLLRVILAHIHYMPDHWQGNAHRYETRDQFSQLFQYKAVFILEELLSPVVTPIILIFCLRRKSLEIIDFFRHFTVEVVGVGDTCSFAQMDIRQHGHPAWMSEGKTEASIYQQAEDGKTELSLMHFAITNPQWQPPRETTHFISQLKERVHREATGVSSDTHPLSLSESEPRSLIANLLAGPSTLASVHFVRDGSITNHAAAGIGDGASALRSLSPISSSLHLRGSLSAAHRAASHASVMSRAMAGSGTDARTVSSGSSAWEGQLTSLVLSEYASTEMSIHALYMHELHKQQSRGELSRHTWHRQESDESSDSIPDEVRSEPKPHSKHFPRSQTFPTTVPSPSSIPTSASAGGSTTMGQERVSSHSGSQRRYSGPNTDSVGPGRKVVRSARVPMGGWAEDGQAAPRQHEPLPEEGSEDEMPPHIHKVT